In one window of Reinekea forsetii DNA:
- a CDS encoding response regulator: MTTQNSSIDAVAAEFSTLRVQFEHWQPGLSGQDSGEVLETYLVTLSMLSETLQLVGLDGLSGCLDRVAENLMLADPDQPIEQQLHNFARWTALTQGHLNNVLDPEPCIEWANLLEHEDWPSPMDIRESRQLIDQFVHDQQRLDTEEPDTRPEYRLDELSTRFSDTTDNEVLQAFLQDTPHQLENLSQQINQFNLATVNSQSAPSLQAIQRISHTIKGSANLVGITAMAWLAHELESFFEQLIDGCLDDPGQQWHYGADAKDLCIATVDTLQTLLDNAEHAADDDSDFAPMLTALAQWPTWPVSHSPYAEPDSPATSSEPGQSAPNRDTGPADAADSGLKTMDSAPLDKGESLTTLDSARSAGDSVQPGQDTGPVAVAPQTRPPNAPKPVDLGGPIDAPMPVPERRRLNDGDEDVWVELVEEMSINLVQSQELFKRVSGNLRELKDHDLHIQERRFELENAVDSRSMAQANVTTANPEFDALEMDTYDDIHRSAHQFIEAIADNREMVLLLQKQISLFDGLIRQQRRYTEHFQHHVMRSSQQTFASLKTRLQRCVRQAARFTDKEVDLFIAGDDIRVDRAIVTALADPLMHLLRNSVDHGIEAERGTKSATGRIELTFRIEQRHIEIRLRDDGGGIDVQAVTEGARRRGLIPDDVHLSDPLQLIFASGVTSRESVTQLSGRGIGLDAVAFDVKKLEGQIRVNSTPLQGTEFVIRIPLRQVTRHMIVVSLGEESFAIDSTRIQQIIPPDESFAEQKGEQWIVKWQDQWLPFMEMHSGLGLTPYSYASGAIRHPLLLIDYQNKTVAVAIDRLQNSFELVLKSLGQYVPSIAGLSGITQTGDGLLMPVLSVEALLERGTSGLGVGSIAPAAASERQTILVVDDSLSQRNALKLLLVDSGFDVQTATDGIDALEKVRLELPAVMLVDMEMPRMNGLELTQAIKSQSATSHIPIVMITSRSQTKHRQQAKAAGVDDYLTKPFNENEVVDTVLALLAQIPNAVPGDRP; the protein is encoded by the coding sequence ATGACGACACAAAACAGCTCGATCGATGCGGTAGCGGCGGAATTTTCAACCCTGCGCGTGCAATTTGAGCACTGGCAGCCTGGCCTATCGGGTCAGGATTCCGGCGAGGTTTTGGAAACCTATCTGGTCACCCTGTCGATGCTCAGCGAAACCCTGCAATTGGTGGGCCTCGACGGTCTGTCCGGCTGCCTGGATCGGGTCGCCGAAAACCTGATGCTCGCCGATCCAGACCAGCCGATCGAGCAACAGTTGCATAACTTTGCACGCTGGACGGCGTTAACCCAAGGCCACCTGAACAATGTCCTCGACCCGGAACCCTGTATCGAATGGGCCAACCTCCTGGAACATGAAGACTGGCCGAGCCCGATGGATATTCGCGAGAGTCGGCAGCTGATCGATCAGTTCGTGCACGACCAACAACGTCTCGATACTGAAGAGCCCGACACTCGCCCCGAGTATCGACTCGACGAGCTCAGCACCCGCTTCTCAGACACCACCGACAATGAGGTGCTGCAGGCCTTTTTGCAGGACACCCCGCATCAACTGGAGAACTTATCGCAGCAGATCAATCAATTCAATCTGGCCACCGTCAACAGTCAAAGTGCCCCGAGCCTGCAAGCGATCCAACGCATCAGTCATACCATCAAGGGCAGTGCCAATTTGGTGGGTATTACCGCCATGGCATGGCTGGCGCATGAACTGGAGAGCTTTTTTGAACAGCTCATCGATGGCTGCCTGGACGACCCCGGCCAGCAGTGGCATTACGGTGCCGATGCCAAGGATCTGTGTATCGCCACCGTGGATACGCTGCAGACCTTGCTCGATAACGCGGAGCATGCTGCCGATGACGATTCGGACTTCGCCCCAATGCTCACCGCCCTGGCCCAATGGCCCACCTGGCCGGTGAGCCATTCACCCTACGCCGAGCCCGACTCGCCAGCAACGTCCAGCGAGCCGGGCCAATCCGCGCCGAACCGAGATACTGGCCCGGCCGATGCTGCAGACTCGGGCCTCAAGACGATGGACTCGGCTCCATTAGATAAGGGGGAATCGCTTACCACACTCGATTCCGCTCGTTCTGCAGGCGACTCAGTCCAGCCGGGGCAGGACACCGGCCCGGTTGCGGTCGCACCCCAAACCCGACCGCCCAACGCACCCAAGCCGGTCGATCTGGGCGGCCCGATCGACGCCCCGATGCCGGTGCCAGAGCGCCGCCGCCTGAATGATGGCGATGAGGATGTTTGGGTCGAGTTGGTGGAGGAGATGTCGATTAACCTGGTGCAAAGCCAGGAACTCTTTAAGCGCGTCAGTGGCAATTTACGAGAGCTGAAGGACCATGATTTGCATATACAGGAACGGCGTTTTGAATTGGAAAATGCCGTCGACAGTCGCAGTATGGCGCAGGCCAATGTGACCACCGCGAATCCGGAATTCGATGCCCTGGAAATGGACACCTACGACGACATCCATCGCAGTGCGCATCAGTTTATCGAAGCCATTGCCGACAACCGGGAAATGGTCCTGCTGTTGCAAAAGCAAATCAGTCTGTTCGACGGTCTCATCCGCCAACAGCGGCGCTACACCGAACACTTTCAGCATCATGTCATGCGTTCCAGCCAGCAGACCTTTGCCAGCCTGAAGACCCGCCTGCAACGCTGTGTGCGCCAGGCCGCGCGCTTTACCGACAAGGAGGTCGACCTCTTTATCGCCGGTGATGACATACGGGTCGACCGAGCCATCGTGACCGCCCTGGCGGACCCGCTTATGCATCTACTGCGCAACTCGGTGGACCATGGCATCGAGGCAGAGCGCGGCACCAAATCCGCCACCGGCCGGATTGAACTGACCTTCCGCATAGAGCAACGCCATATTGAGATCCGGCTGCGCGATGATGGCGGCGGTATCGATGTCCAGGCGGTCACCGAGGGTGCCCGCCGACGCGGGCTTATTCCGGACGATGTCCACCTGTCCGACCCCTTGCAACTGATCTTTGCCTCTGGGGTCACCAGCCGCGAAAGCGTTACCCAGCTCTCGGGACGGGGTATCGGACTAGACGCCGTGGCCTTCGATGTCAAAAAACTCGAAGGCCAGATCCGGGTTAATTCGACCCCGCTGCAGGGCACCGAATTTGTAATTCGCATCCCGCTGCGCCAAGTCACTCGCCATATGATTGTGGTCAGCCTGGGTGAGGAAAGCTTTGCCATCGACAGCACTCGGATCCAGCAGATTATTCCGCCGGATGAGTCCTTCGCCGAACAGAAAGGAGAGCAATGGATCGTCAAATGGCAAGACCAATGGCTGCCCTTTATGGAAATGCACAGCGGCCTAGGGTTGACGCCCTATTCCTATGCAAGCGGGGCCATACGTCATCCCCTGTTGCTAATTGACTACCAAAACAAGACCGTCGCAGTGGCTATTGACCGGTTGCAAAACAGTTTTGAGCTGGTGCTAAAATCGCTTGGCCAGTATGTGCCAAGCATCGCGGGCTTATCGGGCATCACTCAGACCGGCGATGGCCTGTTGATGCCTGTATTAAGTGTCGAAGCGCTGCTCGAGCGCGGCACATCGGGCCTGGGTGTCGGTTCAATCGCGCCCGCCGCGGCGAGCGAGCGCCAAACGATTCTGGTGGTAGACGATTCACTGAGTCAGCGCAATGCCCTAAAACTGCTGTTGGTCGATTCCGGTTTCGATGTACAGACCGCAACCGATGGCATCGATGCGCTCGAGAAGGTGCGTTTGGAGCTGCCAGCGGTCATGCTGGTGGATATGGAAATGCCGCGTATGAACGGCCTGGAACTGACTCAGGCGATCAAAAGCCAGAGCGCCACCAGCCATATCCCGATTGTGATGATCACCTCGCGCTCCCAGACCAAACACCGTCAGCAGGCCAAGGCCGCCGGCGTGGACGACTACCTGACCAAGCCGTTCAATGAGAACGAGGTCGTGGATACGGTTCTAGCACTGCTGGCCCAGATACCCAATGCGGTGCCGGGTGATCGGCCTTGA
- the adk gene encoding adenylate kinase has protein sequence MRIILLGAPGAGKGTQAQFICEKYSIPQISTGDMLRAAVKAGTPLGVQAKTIMDQGGLVSDDIIIGLIKERIQDADCVNGCLFDGFPRTIPQADALKTQGIAIDAVINFDVADAEIIARLSGRRVHEASGRIYHVQHNPPKQAGLDDLTGESLIQRKDDEEATVRHRLDVYHEQTKPLVEYYSSWAEQDGSAAPAYLYIEGVGSVTEIKAKVLGALPA, from the coding sequence ATGCGTATTATTTTGCTCGGGGCACCTGGTGCTGGTAAAGGTACACAAGCTCAATTTATTTGTGAGAAGTATTCAATTCCACAGATATCGACCGGTGACATGTTACGTGCAGCAGTAAAAGCAGGTACACCTCTTGGGGTTCAGGCCAAAACCATTATGGATCAGGGCGGATTGGTGTCCGATGACATCATAATCGGACTGATTAAAGAACGAATTCAAGATGCCGATTGTGTCAATGGTTGCCTGTTCGACGGCTTTCCGCGCACTATTCCGCAGGCGGATGCGTTGAAGACGCAGGGTATTGCCATCGATGCGGTGATTAATTTTGATGTCGCTGATGCCGAAATCATTGCCCGTTTGAGCGGCCGTCGCGTCCATGAGGCCTCTGGCCGCATCTATCATGTGCAGCACAATCCGCCCAAACAGGCTGGATTGGATGATCTGACCGGTGAATCATTGATTCAGCGCAAGGATGATGAAGAGGCTACCGTGCGACATCGTCTCGATGTCTATCATGAGCAGACCAAGCCATTGGTTGAGTATTACAGCAGTTGGGCCGAACAGGACGGCAGTGCCGCCCCAGCCTATCTGTATATTGAGGGTGTCGGTTCGGTAACCGAGATCAAAGCCAAGGTATTGGGTGCCTTGCCGGCATAA